From the genome of Leptospira saintgironsiae, one region includes:
- a CDS encoding EAL domain-containing protein: MSEGRTSWNASKWREWFSEGEIVPYFQPILSVEKDSIFGYEALARFIDKEGTVHSLGPFFLADIPHSFSVSEREEFKNLKLEIDRTVRKKAMERISNTPGLDTKAKLFLNISPSFMQDYLSSKTDEEPYTLQIAKSSGLDPKRIVIEIVEEHFSGEIDQLKPLINLYKRSGFLVAIDDLGSKSSNLDRIGALHPDIIKVDLGLIRSSVASRNFQEILFTLSRLAESLGCSLLFEGIETETELYNALTYGARFLQGFYFAEPGPELMDINGLSIRFSQLHELFFNYKKYQLLRRIKKEKELEDRLESSGIEVNTSDSVVTIKLRNSYLLEKSVFRMYVTNHEGRQLSPNYSGISDSGMLEDDSFVGRNWSWRPYFLEQFYKNAKDSSGGWIASNPYYDLESNLLLVTYSKSMEEGNVLFVDVRMWDFP, from the coding sequence ATGAGTGAAGGAAGAACTTCTTGGAACGCATCCAAATGGCGGGAATGGTTTTCCGAAGGTGAGATTGTTCCGTATTTCCAGCCCATTCTGTCTGTCGAAAAAGATTCTATCTTCGGTTACGAAGCCCTTGCTCGTTTTATAGATAAAGAAGGGACTGTCCATAGTCTTGGTCCATTCTTCTTAGCCGATATTCCTCATTCTTTTTCCGTTTCCGAAAGAGAAGAATTCAAAAATCTTAAATTAGAAATAGATAGAACCGTCCGTAAAAAAGCGATGGAGAGAATTAGTAATACTCCAGGCTTAGATACTAAAGCAAAACTTTTTCTGAATATATCCCCTTCTTTCATGCAGGATTATCTTTCTTCCAAAACGGATGAAGAACCTTATACTTTACAAATCGCAAAAAGTTCCGGTTTGGATCCTAAAAGGATCGTGATCGAAATTGTAGAAGAACATTTTTCCGGGGAGATAGATCAGCTAAAACCATTGATCAATTTATATAAAAGATCAGGATTTTTGGTAGCGATAGATGATCTTGGATCTAAATCTTCTAACCTGGATCGGATCGGTGCATTACATCCAGATATTATCAAAGTGGACCTGGGATTGATCCGCAGTTCGGTTGCTTCTCGAAATTTCCAAGAGATCTTATTCACGTTGTCTAGACTTGCTGAAAGTTTAGGATGTTCTCTTTTATTCGAAGGTATAGAAACTGAAACCGAATTATACAATGCTCTTACATATGGAGCAAGGTTTTTACAAGGTTTCTATTTTGCGGAACCAGGTCCTGAGTTAATGGATATCAATGGCTTGAGTATTCGATTCTCCCAACTTCATGAACTATTCTTTAATTATAAAAAATACCAATTACTTCGGCGTATTAAGAAAGAGAAGGAATTGGAAGATCGTTTAGAATCTTCCGGTATCGAAGTGAATACTTCCGATAGTGTTGTTACCATTAAATTAAGAAATTCTTATCTACTTGAAAAGTCAGTTTTTAGGATGTATGTAACAAATCATGAAGGAAGACAACTTTCTCCCAATTATTCTGGGATCTCTGATTCAGGAATGTTAGAGGATGATTCTTTTGTAGGAAGGAATTGGAGTTGGAGACCTTATTTTTTAGAACAATTTTATAAAAATGCAAAAGATTCTTCCGGCGGTTGGATCGCGAGTAATCCATATTACGATCTGGAGAGCAATCTGCTCTTAGTTACTTATTCCAAAAGTATGGAAGAAGGAAATGTTCTATTCGTAGATGTAAGAATGTGGGACTTTCCTTAA
- a CDS encoding fatty acid desaturase, which translates to MIYSPEIKTLDPCEGKIVWAPTKSLLFIFSVSIFLIFGYSTYSSSNALISFSLTILTLSFGHSVGIHRGLIHDSFSSSIGLKRFLTYLGVLTGLGGPLSLRYLHDLRDWAQRSKACHPFFCHYDNVFKDFLIQMNCTIRLQQHQTFHYENKYGQDKIIQFLEKTWLLQQIPLIAIFAYVGGFGLVVWGIFARTSTCILGHWLVGHYAHKKGEMIRVVPDACTQGYNVPFISLLTMGESLHNNHHAFPESSKFSLQKGELDPGWWCIQFLSLFGWIKTVNVAELERI; encoded by the coding sequence ATGATATATTCTCCAGAAATCAAAACTTTAGATCCTTGCGAAGGCAAGATTGTCTGGGCACCAACCAAATCACTTCTGTTCATCTTTTCCGTTTCCATTTTTCTAATCTTCGGATATTCAACATATTCAAGTTCGAATGCGTTGATTTCATTTTCATTAACCATTCTTACACTTAGTTTTGGCCATTCTGTAGGAATTCATCGAGGCTTAATCCATGATTCGTTCTCTTCTTCAATAGGATTAAAAAGATTTTTAACATACCTAGGAGTTTTAACAGGTTTAGGGGGCCCATTATCCTTAAGATATCTGCATGATTTACGGGATTGGGCCCAAAGGAGTAAGGCTTGTCACCCATTCTTCTGCCATTATGATAATGTATTTAAAGATTTTTTAATACAGATGAATTGCACCATTCGGCTACAACAACACCAAACATTTCATTACGAAAACAAATACGGACAAGATAAAATCATTCAATTTTTGGAAAAAACCTGGCTATTACAACAAATTCCTCTGATCGCAATTTTTGCTTATGTAGGAGGTTTTGGCCTAGTAGTTTGGGGAATATTTGCAAGAACTTCTACATGTATATTGGGGCATTGGTTAGTAGGACATTATGCTCATAAAAAAGGTGAAATGATCAGAGTCGTGCCGGACGCATGCACCCAGGGTTATAATGTTCCATTCATTTCACTTTTGACAATGGGAGAATCTTTGCATAATAACCATCATGCATTTCCTGAATCTAGTAAGTTTTCTCTTCAAAAGGGAGAATTAGATCCAGGTTGGTGGTGTATTCAATTTTTAAGTTTATTTGGTTGGATTAAAACAGTGAATGTTGCAGAACTAGAAAGGATTTAA
- a CDS encoding DUF1577 domain-containing protein, translated as MEKVQRKQRDKEFITDPGKKLHIIGKFLLKTDLLVRDTETHESVQLLSVNKDATKILVQGRMAEQFKLNAHIVLYKLLARYVELECEVLEEKPNNQFIMQVEHVSIASRERKFTRIKPPDGSVWITNLRTSKTTIDANLFNIPTSVKVNFADTERTLKPKFDIVKIDVFNSIGDKFDLVKKTGKILYIPNTQKPDSFKSSDPNGFIDYEHELGDEDDVRKKIIEYANQKIRSELIVPVIYINHDEQAIPIGYIHAQNRTREIDISEVMEIKTLTFDMVDRIRESNTILVKERFSVIDLSTGGLRVKINHPDLNNELPRRKGFTFDIFFKMQSPITAYGVVRSIARDTDGNLYVGLSLEGNSARPGEKKRFTDNVNRMLSDSGVKVG; from the coding sequence ATGGAAAAGGTTCAAAGGAAACAAAGAGACAAAGAGTTCATCACAGATCCTGGTAAAAAACTCCATATCATTGGAAAATTTCTACTCAAAACAGATCTACTCGTAAGGGATACGGAAACTCACGAATCCGTTCAACTCCTCTCCGTCAATAAGGACGCCACAAAAATTTTAGTACAAGGTCGGATGGCCGAACAATTTAAGCTGAATGCTCATATTGTTTTGTACAAATTACTCGCGAGATACGTCGAACTAGAATGCGAGGTACTCGAAGAAAAACCGAATAATCAATTCATCATGCAGGTGGAACATGTGTCCATCGCAAGCAGAGAAAGAAAATTTACTAGGATCAAACCACCGGATGGCAGTGTTTGGATCACTAACCTGCGTACGAGCAAAACGACAATTGATGCGAATTTATTCAATATCCCTACTTCCGTAAAAGTAAATTTTGCAGATACAGAAAGAACTCTCAAGCCTAAGTTTGATATAGTCAAAATAGACGTTTTCAATTCTATCGGAGATAAATTCGATCTAGTCAAAAAGACTGGAAAAATATTATATATTCCGAATACACAAAAACCGGATTCTTTTAAATCTTCAGACCCGAACGGATTTATTGATTACGAACATGAACTAGGCGACGAAGACGATGTTCGTAAGAAGATTATTGAATACGCAAACCAAAAGATCAGATCAGAACTGATCGTTCCGGTTATTTATATCAACCATGACGAGCAAGCAATCCCCATCGGATATATTCATGCCCAGAATAGGACTAGGGAAATAGATATATCCGAAGTAATGGAAATTAAAACCCTTACTTTTGATATGGTGGATCGGATCAGAGAATCGAATACGATCCTAGTAAAGGAAAGATTCTCAGTCATAGATCTTTCCACAGGTGGCTTAAGAGTGAAGATCAATCATCCTGATCTAAATAATGAGCTTCCTAGAAGAAAAGGATTCACATTCGATATATTTTTTAAAATGCAATCTCCGATCACTGCGTATGGAGTAGTACGTTCCATTGCAAGAGATACGGATGGGAACTTATATGTAGGACTTTCTTTGGAAGGAAATTCTGCAAGACCTGGGGAGAAAAAACGTTTTACAGATAACGTAAATCGTATGCTTTCTGACTCGGGTGTAAAAGTTGGCTAA
- the guaB gene encoding IMP dehydrogenase, giving the protein MSNQSYRDSQFLDGLSGEELFSMQIGLTYRDFLVLPGFIDFNPSDVELETRLTKKIKLKRPFVSSPMDTVTESSMAIAQALMGGIGIIHYNNTVEEQVAEVSKVKRFENGFISDPVVLGPKNTIHDLDRIKETLGFTGIPITADGTRNSKLVGIVTNRDIDFERDRSIPVEKVMTTEVITGKSGITLKEANDIIKKEKIGKLPIIDKDGKLVSLVSRSDLKKNKEFPDSSKDENKRLRCGAAVSTLPESKDRVAALYEAGVDVIIIDSAQGNSIYQIEMLQFIKSNFKNLEVIGGNVVTRGQAENLIGAGADGLRIGMGPGSICITQDTMAVGRAQATAVYQTAAHAAKYDVPVIADGGISNIGDIANALAIGASACMMGFMFAGTSEAPGEYFYENGIRLKKYRGMASIEAMKAGGDKRYFNEGQKVKVAQGVSGSVVDRGSILNFIPYLSLGLRLSFQDMGFRSVQDLHKGLREGKLRFERRSESAQAQGSVHSLYSYSAPSLRAE; this is encoded by the coding sequence ATGTCAAACCAATCTTACCGAGACTCCCAATTTTTAGACGGCCTATCCGGCGAAGAACTTTTCAGCATGCAAATCGGGCTTACCTATCGGGACTTTTTAGTCCTGCCCGGTTTTATCGATTTCAATCCTTCCGATGTAGAACTAGAGACTAGATTAACTAAAAAGATCAAACTCAAAAGACCATTCGTAAGTTCCCCAATGGACACTGTGACTGAGTCCTCAATGGCTATCGCACAGGCCCTTATGGGAGGGATTGGAATTATCCATTATAATAATACTGTAGAAGAGCAGGTTGCTGAAGTCAGCAAAGTGAAACGTTTTGAAAACGGTTTCATTTCTGATCCAGTTGTTCTCGGACCAAAAAATACAATCCACGATCTGGACAGGATCAAAGAAACTTTAGGATTCACGGGAATTCCAATCACTGCAGATGGAACCAGAAATTCTAAATTGGTCGGGATTGTAACCAATAGAGATATCGATTTTGAAAGAGATCGCTCCATTCCTGTGGAAAAAGTTATGACTACAGAAGTGATTACCGGAAAATCAGGGATCACTTTAAAAGAAGCAAACGATATTATCAAAAAAGAGAAGATCGGAAAACTTCCGATCATTGACAAGGACGGAAAACTTGTCTCTTTAGTTAGTCGTTCTGATCTGAAAAAGAATAAGGAATTTCCTGATTCTTCCAAGGATGAGAACAAAAGACTCAGATGTGGAGCTGCAGTTTCTACCTTACCTGAATCCAAGGACAGGGTCGCTGCATTGTATGAGGCCGGAGTAGATGTGATCATCATCGATTCCGCCCAAGGAAACTCGATCTATCAGATAGAGATGCTCCAATTCATTAAATCTAATTTTAAAAACCTTGAAGTGATCGGTGGTAACGTGGTCACTCGCGGTCAGGCAGAAAATCTGATCGGCGCTGGAGCAGACGGACTTAGGATCGGAATGGGACCTGGTTCCATTTGTATCACCCAAGATACCATGGCTGTGGGAAGAGCTCAGGCAACTGCGGTTTACCAAACTGCTGCCCATGCAGCAAAATATGACGTTCCTGTTATTGCAGATGGTGGAATTTCTAATATTGGAGATATCGCAAATGCTTTGGCAATCGGAGCATCTGCATGTATGATGGGATTTATGTTCGCTGGAACATCTGAGGCACCTGGAGAGTATTTTTACGAAAATGGAATACGTCTCAAGAAATACCGGGGAATGGCCAGCATTGAGGCAATGAAAGCCGGCGGAGACAAACGTTATTTCAACGAGGGCCAAAAAGTAAAAGTAGCCCAAGGTGTGAGCGGTTCCGTAGTGGATAGAGGTTCAATTCTGAATTTTATTCCATATTTAAGCCTAGGATTACGACTTTCTTTTCAGGATATGGGATTCCGTTCCGTCCAAGATTTACATAAAGGGCTCCGAGAAGGAAAACTTAGATTCGAAAGAAGGAGTGAATCCGCTCAAGCCCAAGGTTCTGTTCATAGTCTTTACTCTTATAGTGCACCTAGTTTAAGAGCAGAGTAA
- a CDS encoding outer membrane lipoprotein-sorting protein has product MTGDVSHAQAPPDKARVAQELVARLDQALLKADGLVKANLILIKKTGDSWTWDMSIFRKGEDSLSLFESKGRGLEYKILFKEDGELIFAFNALSRKIFKKNDEEKYENHLNTGFSFVDLAGTSYQANYNPIVQSDLDIAGKKMKRVALRPIVPYFYSKLILLLEPDTLRPTRLDFHDKDGVLYKTMNIKYGPVKVKAKQKVTKEDIVSRLEMLDLNTGAISVLEYTEVDRDVKPDPSLFELDNLNRL; this is encoded by the coding sequence ATGACGGGGGATGTTTCCCACGCTCAGGCTCCGCCGGATAAAGCAAGAGTCGCTCAGGAACTAGTCGCAAGATTAGACCAGGCACTCTTGAAGGCGGACGGCTTAGTAAAAGCAAATCTGATCTTGATCAAAAAGACAGGAGATTCCTGGACCTGGGACATGAGCATTTTCAGAAAGGGAGAAGATTCACTCTCTCTATTCGAAAGCAAAGGCCGTGGTTTAGAATATAAGATCTTATTCAAAGAAGACGGAGAATTGATCTTCGCCTTCAATGCTCTTTCTAGAAAAATTTTTAAAAAGAACGACGAAGAAAAATACGAGAACCATTTGAATACTGGATTCAGTTTCGTGGATCTGGCAGGAACTTCTTACCAAGCAAATTATAATCCTATCGTACAAAGTGATTTGGATATTGCCGGAAAGAAGATGAAACGAGTGGCACTAAGACCAATCGTTCCTTATTTTTATTCCAAACTCATCTTACTATTGGAACCGGATACATTAAGACCAACTCGTTTGGATTTTCATGATAAGGACGGGGTACTTTATAAAACAATGAACATAAAGTACGGTCCTGTTAAGGTAAAAGCAAAACAGAAGGTTACCAAAGAAGATATAGTTAGTAGATTGGAAATGTTGGATCTGAATACTGGTGCGATCAGCGTATTGGAATATACTGAAGTGGACCGAGATGTAAAACCGGATCCTTCTTTATTCGAATTGGATAATCTAAACAGACTGTAA
- a CDS encoding 16S rRNA (uracil(1498)-N(3))-methyltransferase: MSSEEIVFFRPGFSSSPQLILEGEEISHLKAFRVFSEEKTVIIKDGAGASFAYNVPSSSKLGSLVSTERKEKPKTKAKIATAIPKGNRLEWLIQKGTELGITEFIFLVFSQSDRKDLNPERLLKVAAEASSQSGQDFLPEIKGPLSLSKFLEESKSTREDLLLFDPRSEIQINPENIQNKTVLIGPEGGFRKEELELISQSGVLSVNVGESILRIETAGIFAASLFRLGNLR, from the coding sequence ATGTCCTCGGAAGAAATTGTTTTTTTTCGACCTGGATTTTCTTCTTCTCCTCAACTAATATTAGAAGGAGAAGAGATCTCTCATCTAAAAGCATTTAGAGTTTTTTCGGAAGAGAAAACCGTTATCATCAAGGACGGTGCAGGTGCAAGTTTTGCATATAATGTACCTTCTTCTTCTAAACTTGGAAGCCTAGTCAGTACTGAAAGAAAAGAAAAACCTAAAACCAAAGCAAAGATCGCAACTGCAATTCCAAAGGGAAATAGATTGGAATGGCTTATCCAAAAGGGAACAGAGCTTGGGATCACTGAATTTATATTTTTAGTATTTTCTCAATCGGATAGAAAGGATTTAAATCCTGAGAGACTTCTAAAGGTTGCTGCAGAAGCTTCTTCTCAATCCGGCCAAGATTTTTTGCCTGAGATAAAAGGGCCGCTTTCTCTTTCTAAATTTTTAGAAGAGTCAAAGTCTACTAGGGAGGATCTCCTACTTTTTGATCCAAGATCTGAAATACAGATCAATCCTGAAAACATACAAAACAAAACAGTTTTGATAGGACCAGAAGGTGGATTTAGAAAAGAAGAATTAGAACTGATCTCTCAGTCTGGGGTTTTATCTGTGAATGTGGGAGAATCTATTTTGAGAATCGAGACCGCTGGAATTTTTGCGGCCTCTTTATTTAGGTTAGGAAACTTGCGCTGA
- the thiS gene encoding sulfur carrier protein ThiS, translating to MIVNGKEFSLRDLSSPDLFSLLESLKLKPETVAIQKNGEILKRDLWKNSSLEEGDKIEILKFVGGG from the coding sequence ATGATTGTAAACGGTAAAGAATTCTCTCTGCGGGACCTTTCTTCTCCGGATTTATTTTCCCTATTAGAATCCTTAAAACTAAAACCGGAAACGGTAGCGATCCAGAAGAATGGAGAGATCTTAAAAAGAGACCTTTGGAAGAATTCTTCTTTAGAGGAAGGGGATAAAATAGAGATCCTGAAATTTGTTGGAGGGGGTTGA
- a CDS encoding thiamine phosphate synthase, protein MEFPLRPRHSIWRAPGIYPILDLEYCSKFSKDPVRIVELWNYQREWIPFYQIRAKKETPETLKKVYKSLIDAFPDFPIILNDFWKEALEWRCFGLHIGKEDYTSLSFEDKKKVRSSGLYLGTSCHNSEDIANLEPGVWDYTGLGPVYATSSKDTEDVPVGLEGLKEALQIAKIPVTPIGGIGPKQISELSELGPLSYAMIASASERDSFYDCIRILKEIKNP, encoded by the coding sequence TTGGAATTTCCACTTAGACCCAGACATAGTATCTGGAGAGCGCCAGGCATTTATCCAATCCTAGATCTAGAATATTGTTCCAAATTTTCCAAGGACCCGGTCCGTATAGTGGAACTTTGGAATTACCAAAGAGAATGGATCCCATTCTATCAGATCCGTGCTAAAAAAGAGACTCCCGAAACATTAAAGAAGGTTTATAAAAGTCTTATAGATGCATTTCCTGATTTTCCGATCATACTGAATGATTTTTGGAAAGAAGCCTTAGAATGGAGATGTTTTGGACTTCATATCGGAAAAGAAGATTATACTTCTCTTTCCTTCGAAGATAAGAAGAAGGTCCGCTCGAGTGGATTATACCTAGGCACTTCCTGTCATAATTCTGAAGATATTGCCAATTTAGAACCTGGGGTCTGGGACTATACTGGGCTTGGACCTGTGTATGCAACAAGCTCCAAGGATACTGAGGATGTTCCCGTAGGACTTGAAGGCCTGAAAGAAGCCTTACAAATTGCTAAAATACCTGTCACTCCGATCGGGGGGATTGGTCCTAAACAGATCAGCGAGTTATCAGAGTTAGGCCCATTATCCTATGCAATGATCGCTTCCGCTTCTGAAAGAGATTCCTTTTACGATTGCATTCGTATCCTTAAGGAGATAAAAAATCCGTAA
- a CDS encoding WecB/TagA/CpsF family glycosyltransferase, with translation MKQPGEIRHLSAKDDRDYLLDYQTLDVDHLEKAPILGVPFDNASLDEAVAKIYHLMEEKDKFHHVLLLDPIKTMAVRKGKKLHRIAQKASLILAEGAGLQWAAKKLGGELKERIPTIALMMDLVRLCELRNYSIFLLGGKEEIVEKVYFNLSRHFPGVRIVGRHAGYLNTQRELLVKESIRKTSPNIIFLAMDFPDQEIWVENNTAFFGHAVVIGVGPAMDILSGKVKKAPNVFKLKGLTWLWRIMVRPWRLIRLSRMFGFFIVVAIKSLFVKKKK, from the coding sequence ATGAAACAGCCAGGGGAAATACGCCATCTATCTGCCAAGGATGATCGCGACTACTTACTAGATTATCAGACCCTGGATGTGGATCATTTAGAAAAGGCTCCCATCTTAGGTGTACCTTTTGATAATGCCAGCCTTGATGAGGCAGTGGCAAAAATTTATCATCTCATGGAAGAGAAGGATAAATTTCATCATGTTCTTCTTTTGGATCCGATCAAGACAATGGCTGTCCGTAAAGGAAAGAAATTACATCGGATCGCGCAAAAAGCTAGCTTAATTTTGGCAGAAGGTGCAGGTCTTCAATGGGCCGCTAAAAAATTAGGTGGAGAATTAAAAGAGAGAATTCCAACAATCGCACTCATGATGGACTTGGTCCGTCTTTGTGAGCTTAGAAATTATTCTATTTTTCTTTTAGGTGGAAAGGAAGAGATCGTCGAGAAGGTTTATTTCAATCTTTCCAGACATTTTCCTGGAGTTCGTATTGTAGGACGTCATGCTGGTTACTTAAATACCCAACGTGAGTTGCTTGTTAAAGAATCTATACGCAAGACCAGTCCGAATATTATATTTCTTGCAATGGATTTTCCAGACCAAGAGATCTGGGTCGAAAATAATACAGCATTTTTTGGTCACGCAGTTGTGATTGGGGTCGGTCCTGCAATGGACATTCTTTCCGGAAAAGTAAAAAAGGCTCCGAATGTTTTCAAATTGAAAGGTTTAACTTGGCTTTGGAGAATTATGGTCCGTCCTTGGAGACTAATTCGCCTGAGTAGAATGTTCGGATTCTTTATAGTGGTAGCTATCAAATCTCTTTTCGTAAAAAAGAAAAAGTAG